The Anastrepha ludens isolate Willacy chromosome 2, idAnaLude1.1, whole genome shotgun sequence genome contains a region encoding:
- the LOC128862148 gene encoding uncharacterized protein LOC128862148, whose translation MTGSPSEDELLASSQETVEGKAVGHSTPTTINEPTTSAKAMGQKRTNKGPSRYKLYQRSLAILDRIRKNETEGKAHPKDEADKARCQKVVDEYLAFQTARKAEAKKRNRSQDENKRATKKHKISDQGAVVPKLTKQFSEVARDHLQMALVDETSNRFKPVLDKWSEIEARLSRIVVDHVMANPEGQSPGFDSVEVVRGCRVIKCDDQHSLHFLTNAIGKIQNSWVS comes from the coding sequence atGACGGGGTCACCCTCAGAGGATGAGCTCTTGGCCTCCAGCCAAGAAACAGTTGAgggcaaagctgtgggccacagtaCGCCAACAACCATAAATGAACCAACAACATCCGCTAAAGCCATGGGGCAAAAGCGCACTAATAAAGGCCCATCAAGGTATAAGCTCtaccagaggtctctcgctATCCTTGACAGGATTCGTAAGAACGAGACCGAAGGTAAAGCTCATCCCAAAGATGAGGCTGACAAGGCAAGGTGTCAAAAGGTGGTGGACGAATATCTGGCATTCCAAACCGCCCGAAAGGCAGAGGCCAAAAAACGTAACCGTTCGCAAGACGAAAACAAGAGGGCaacaaagaagcacaagatCTCAGATCAGGGTGCGGTTGTCCCCAAACTTACCAAACAATTCagtgaggtggcacgggaccaTCTTCAAATGGCACTGGTGGACGAAACTTCCAACCGCTTCAAACCTGTGCTTGACAAATGGTCGGAGATTGAGGCACGGTTGTCTCGCATAGTCGTCGACCATGTCATGGCGAACCCGGAGGGTCAATCCCCAGGTTTCGACTCGGTGGAAGTGGTTCGCGGTTGCCGGGTAATCAAATGTGATGACCAACACTCATTGCATTTCCTTACAAACGCGATTGGCAAAATTCAGAACAGCTGGGTATCTTGA
- the LOC128871097 gene encoding arrestin domain-containing protein 17 produces the protein MAEGKKFKNCTVVFDRNEFGTYFTGQIVSGKVIITLEKSKKLKGIKLQICGFAACQWREKFGQKTAVQKISPKVKNIYFGREDYVASTTYLVGSNNGSNFTMDAGTYTYTFSCPIPVNCPSSFEGSYGHIRYLAKVTFIRNGAADRVHNVGFTVLKLLDLNQESKLLKSPATNDTIENVCFFLSKAVHLKVDLQQTGYVPGQFVLVSADVNNQSSVDCKKLIITLNLRATYNSDTPGLHSVSEKICLAKKICGHVPRYTRKVFAETIRVPATAPTCEHVSKVVRVSYELCVEAAMSSIMRNPKTVIPLTIGNVPLMTSDMIEDQWLEESEEEEAPTTSSAAALSATDLENGNRAAGRVSDEEMSEGEMELPPPTYEEAMFMSTNIADNDANTVSVDAPFTPRYPVFNVDEPYFTYNGMGLSPPPNLPPKRRRRKRRHRAAAAPTTEFVKELQPTESPIQI, from the exons GcattaaattacaaatttgcGGATTCGCTGCTTGTCAATGGCGCGAAAAATTTGGACAAAAGACAGCTGTACAGAAAATAAGTCCAAAGGTGAAGAATATATATTTTGGCCGCGAAGATTATGTTGCATCAACAACCTATCTGGTTGGCTCAAATAATGGTAGCAACTTCACCATGGATGCCGGCACTTACACCTATACCTTCTCCTGTCCCATACCAGTAAATTGCCCATCATCTTTTGAAGGCAGCTACGGACACATACGCTACCTGGCCAAAGTAACCTTCATACGAAATGGCGCTGCCGATCGAGTACACAATGTAGGCTTTACAGTGCTCAAGCTTTTAGATCTGAACCAGGAGAGCAAATTACTTAAG TCTCCCGCCACCAACGATACAATCGAAAACGTTTGCTTCTTCTTATCTAAGGCGGTACATCTGAAAGTTGACCTCCAACAGACGGGCTATGTGCCCGGCCAATTTGTATTGGTCAGTGCCGATGTGAACAATCAGTCGTCAGTGGATTGTAAAAAGCTGATTATAACATTGAATTTACGCGCCACATACAATTCAGATACGCCAGGTCTGCACTCAGTCTCGGAGAAAATCTGTCTTGCTAAGAAAATCTGTGGCCATGTACCGCGCTATACCCGCAAAGTTTTCGCAGAAACGATACGCGTGCCAGCAACCGCGCCAACTTGCGAGCATGTCAGCAAAGTTGTACGGGTCTCCTATGAATTATGTGTCGAGGCAGCGATGAGTTCAATAATGCGCAACCCGAAGACCGTAATACCGTTAACAATTGGAAATGTGCCCTTAATGACAAGTGATATGATTGAGGATCAGTGGTTGGAGGAGAGTGAAGAAGAGGAAGCGCCGACCACATCGTCAGCAGCCGCTCTATCGGCCACCGATTTGGAAAATGGAAATAGAGCAGCTGGAAGAGTGAGTGATGAGGAGATGAGTGAAGGCGAAATGGAGTTGC CTCCACCTACCTACGAGGAAGCGATGTTTATGAGCACGAATATCGCCGACAATGATGCCAACACAGTGAGTGTAGATGCGCCATTTACACCCCGTTATCCTGTCTTCAATGTGGACGAACCTTACTTCACCTACAATGGCATGGGCTTGAGTCCACCACCTAATTTGCCACCAAAACGAAGGCGTCGCAAGCGGCGACATCGAGCAGCCGCAGCACCTACAACGGAGTTCGTCAAAGAGTTGCAGCCAACTGAATCGCcaatacaaatatga